The following proteins are encoded in a genomic region of Coffea eugenioides isolate CCC68of chromosome 6, Ceug_1.0, whole genome shotgun sequence:
- the LOC113775152 gene encoding F-box protein At3g58530 yields MERRCAEESTDIGGEEEEVEVEEALWNKETIPRVMKIVCTCIKLHQRDLISLLLVSPWLHRTLISHPSIWLVIDLHEMNNAGDRLVAALSLPRYHNVKNINLEFARDIEDKNFEILKSKFVDALKNLESLNLNGCQKISDKGVEVITSICPNLAAFSIYWNVRVTDIGVKHLVRNCKRITDLNLSGCKNITEQSLHLIADNYRDLESLNLTRCIKLTDGGLQQILLNCYSLQSLNLYALSSFTDEAYKKISLLSHLRFLDLCGAQNLTDDGLRSIANCRKLVSLNLTWCIHVTDVGVKAIAESCSSLELLSLFGIVGVTDRCLEALCKCCSGTLTTLDVNGCVGIKKRARDELLQLFPKLKCFKVHS; encoded by the exons ATGGAGAGGAGATGTGCAGAAGAATCAACAGATATAGGAGGAGAGGAAGAGGAAGTAGAAGTAGAAGAAGCATTATGGAACAAAGAAACAATTCCAAGGGTGATGAAGATAGTCTGTACCTGCATCAAACTTCATCAGAGAGACCTCATCTCTCTCTTATTAGTCAGCCCCTGGCTTCACCGCACTCTCATCTCCCATCCCTCCATCTGGTTG GTTATTGATTTGCATGAGATGAATAATGCTGGAGATCGCCTTGTCGCAGCTCTTTCACTA CCAAGATATCACAATGTGAAGAACATAAACCTTGAGTTTGCACGAGATATTgaagataagaattttgaaattCTTAAAAGCAAG TTTGTGGATGCCCTTAAGAATCTGGAGTCTTTGAACCTAAATGGCTGCCAGAAGATTTCAGATAAAGGAGTTGAAGTTATAACAAGCATTTGTCCGAATCTTGCGGCATTCTCCATCTATTGGAATGTTAG GGTTACAGATATTGGAGTCAAGCATTTGGTGAGGAACTGTAAACGTATAACTGATTTGAACTTGAGTGGGTGTAAG AATATCACGGAGCAAAGTTTGCACTTAATTGCTGACAATTATCGAGACTTGGAATCTTTAAACCTGACAAG GTGCATCAAGCTAACAGATGGTGGTTTACAACAGATATTGCTGAATTGCtattctcttcaaagtttgaatcTTTATGCCCTCTCTAG CTTTACAGATGAAGCTTATAAAAAGATCTCTCTGTTGTCGCATCTAAGGTTTTTAGACCTCTGTGGTGCTCAG AACCTAACAGATGATGGACTACGTTCTATAGCCAACTGCAGAAAGCTAGTTTCACTGAATTTGACATG GTGTATACATGTGACAGATGTGGGAGTGAAAGCTATAGCTGAAAGCTGCAGTTCTCTTGAACTTTTGAG CTTGTTTGGGATTGTTGGGGTGACTGATAGGTGCCTTGAGGCCCTCTGCAAATGCTGCTCAGGTACACTCACAACACTCGACGTGAATGGTTGTGTTGGCATTAAG AAAAGGGCGCGTGACGAACTCCTTCAATTGTTCCCAAAGCTGAAATGCTTCAAAGTGCATAGCTAA
- the LOC113773295 gene encoding carbon catabolite repressor protein 4 homolog 2, whose translation MLSVLRVHLPSDIPIVGCELTPYVLVKRPDKSVITEDIPESAPLDGYFLRYKWYRIQSDRKVAICSVHPSEQATLQCLGCVKAKIPITKSYHCSPKCFSDAWQHHRVLHERAASAVNENGNEEEEIFGRFNGSGSGVINTNLTGTQANSSLANGATALYPAAVTQRGGETWFEVGRFKTYTPTADDIGHVLKFECVVVDAESKQPVGQSSTLNTSRVIPAPSPTPRRLIPVSGVEMPGHLDVDGRVSSSGTFTVLSYNILSDSYAANDLYSYCPSWALSWAYRRQNLLREIVGYRADIVCLQEVQSDHFEEFFAPELDKHGYQALYKRKTAEVFNGNIYSNDGCATFFRRDRFSHVKKYEVEFNKAAQSLTEALVPSTQKKTALGRLIKDNIALIVVLEAKFSNQGIDNPGKRQLVCVANTHVNVQQDLKDVKLWQVHTLLKGLEKIAASADIPMLVCGDFNSVPGSAPHALLAMGKVDPMHSDLAVDPLGILRPATKLTHQLPLVSAYSSFGRAAGIGFEQQRRRLDLTTNEPLFTNCTRDFIGTHDYIFYSADSLTVESLLELLDEDGLRKDTALPSPEWSSDHIALLAEFRCKPRTRR comes from the exons ATGCTGAGTGTGCTGCGAGTGCACCTTCCGTCCGACATTCCTATCGTAGGCTGTGAGCTGACGCCCTACGTGCTCGTAAAACGTCCTGATAAGTCCGTTATTACCGAAGATATTCCCGAGTCCGCTCCACTTGATGGCTACTTCTTAAGATATAAGTG GTATCGCATACAAAGTGATAGGAAAGTTGCAATCTGTAGTGTTCATCCATCTGAGCAAGCTACATTGCAGTGTCTTGGATGTGTTAAAGCGAAAATACCTATCACTAAGAGTTACCATTGTTCTCCGAAATGTTTCTCGGATGCATGGCAGCATCATCGTGTTTTGCATGAGCGCGCAGCTAGTGCTGTTAATGAAAATGGCAACGAGGaagaagaaatttttggtcGCTTCAATGGTTCAGGATCTGGGGTTATCAATACAAACTTGACGGGTACGCAGGCCAATTCTAGCTTGGCAAATGGTGCCACGGCTTTATACCCTGCTGCAGTAACACAGAGAGGTGGTGAGACATGGTTCGAAGTTGGACGATTTAAAACATACACACCGACGGCTGATGATATTGGCCATGTCCTTAAATTTGAGTGTGTTGTAGTGGATGCAGAATCCAAACAGCCTGTGGGGCAATCAAGTACACTAAACACTTCTCGCGTAATTCCAGCCCCATCTCCTACTCCACGTAGGTTGATTCCTGTCAGTGGAGTTGAAATGCCAGGGCATCTGGACGTTGACGGTCGTGTATCTTCATCAGGAACCTTTACTGTGCTGTCATATAATATTCTATCCGATTCATATGCTGCAAATGATTTATACAGTTACTGTCCTTCTTGGGCTCTTTCTTGGGCTTATCGAAGGCAGAATCTATTACGTGAGATAGTTGGCTACCGTGCTGACATTGTTTGTCTTCAAGAG GTTCAAAGTGACCATTTTGAGGAATTCTTCGCCCCTGAGCTGGATAAACATGGTTATCAAGCTCTATATAAACGAAAAACGGCCGAG GTCTTCAATGGGAATATTTATTCAAATGATGGTTGTGCTACATTTTTTCGCCGGGATAGATTTTCACATGTCAAGAAATATGAG GTTGAGTTTAACAAAGCTGCACAATCCTTGACTGAAGCTTTAGTTCCAAGTACTCAGAAAAAAACTGCTCTGGGTCGATTGATCAAG GATAACATTGCACTTATAGTGGTTCTGGAAGCAAAATTTAGTAACCAGGGAATTGATAATCCTGGGAAGCGACAGCTTGTTTGTGTG GCTAATACACATGTCAATGTTCAGCAAGATTTAAAGGATGTGAAGCTGTGGCAG GTTCATACATTGTTGAAAGGGTTAGAGAAAATTGCTGCCAGTGCAGATATCCCAATGCTCGTCTGTGGAGATTTTAATTCTGTTCCTGGAAG TGCTCCACATGCTCTTCTTGCCATGGGAAAAGTTGATCCAATGCATTCAGATTTAGCAGTTGACCCTCTTGGAATCCTTCGCCCTGCCACAAAACTTACACATCAGTTGCCATTG gtaagTGCATACTCATCATTCGGAAGAGCGGCTGGTATTGGTTTTGAGCAACAGAGGAGGAGATTGGATCTTACTACAAATGAACCTTTGTTCACCAACTGCACCAGGGATTTTATCGGCACTCATGATTACATATTCTACTCAG CGGACTCCTTAACTGTGGAATCTTTGTTGGAGCTCTTGGATGAAGATGGCTTGAGAAAAGACACAGCACTTCCTTCTCCAGAGTGGTCTTCTGATCACATAGCACTCTTAGCTGAATTTCGCTGCAAGCCTAGAACTAGGCGCTGA
- the LOC113776440 gene encoding protein YLS3 isoform X2, whose product MERISTRVSLCLLALMMAGCVRVSSDFAQDKRECQDQLAGLSPCVSFISEEEKHPSPVCCLRLGNNYDQKRRCLCMLVRDRNEPGLGFKINATLALALPFICHLPANETQCLDFLHLDPRSPDAQIFLQFSNSSANRTKTISGIADSGSSSSINRGRKWLNLAMLGVVSVWPLISSFISK is encoded by the exons ATGGAAAGAATTAGCACAAGAGTTTCACTATGTTTGCTAGCTCTGATGATGGCTGGTTGTGTTAGAGTAAGCAGTGATTTTGCACAAGACAAGCGAGAATGCCAAGATCAATTGGCTGGTCTGTCGCCTTGTGTTTCATTTATAAGCGAAGAGGAGAAGCATCCCAGCCCAGTTTGTTGCCTCAGGCTGGGAAATAACTACGATCAAAAGCGCAGGTGTTTGTGCATGCTGGTGAGAGACCGTAATGAACCAGGTCTTGGCTTCAAAATCAACGCCACACTTGCACTCGCTCTTCCCTTCATCTGTCACTTACCAGCTAACGAGACGCAGTGTCTTG ATTTTCTGCACCTGGATCCTCGGTCACCAGATGCTCAGATTTTTCTGCAGTTCTCTAATTCTTCTGCAAATAGAACCAAAACTATTAGTGGCATAG CTGATTCTGGAAGTTCAAGCTCGATAAATCGTGGAAGGAAATGGCTTAACTTGGCGATGCTTGGCGTGGTTTCAGTTTGGCCACTCATATCAAGTTTCATTAGCAAGTAG
- the LOC113776440 gene encoding protein YLS3 isoform X1, whose amino-acid sequence MERISTRVSLCLLALMMAGCVRVSSDFAQDKRECQDQLAGLSPCVSFISEEEKHPSPVCCLRLGNNYDQKRRCLCMLVRDRNEPGLGFKINATLALALPFICHLPANETQCLDFLHLDPRSPDAQIFLQFSNSSANRTKTISGIAADSGSSSSINRGRKWLNLAMLGVVSVWPLISSFISK is encoded by the exons ATGGAAAGAATTAGCACAAGAGTTTCACTATGTTTGCTAGCTCTGATGATGGCTGGTTGTGTTAGAGTAAGCAGTGATTTTGCACAAGACAAGCGAGAATGCCAAGATCAATTGGCTGGTCTGTCGCCTTGTGTTTCATTTATAAGCGAAGAGGAGAAGCATCCCAGCCCAGTTTGTTGCCTCAGGCTGGGAAATAACTACGATCAAAAGCGCAGGTGTTTGTGCATGCTGGTGAGAGACCGTAATGAACCAGGTCTTGGCTTCAAAATCAACGCCACACTTGCACTCGCTCTTCCCTTCATCTGTCACTTACCAGCTAACGAGACGCAGTGTCTTG ATTTTCTGCACCTGGATCCTCGGTCACCAGATGCTCAGATTTTTCTGCAGTTCTCTAATTCTTCTGCAAATAGAACCAAAACTATTAGTGGCATAG CAGCTGATTCTGGAAGTTCAAGCTCGATAAATCGTGGAAGGAAATGGCTTAACTTGGCGATGCTTGGCGTGGTTTCAGTTTGGCCACTCATATCAAGTTTCATTAGCAAGTAG
- the LOC113774628 gene encoding 60S ribosomal protein L21-1, protein MPAGHGLRARTRDSFSRGFRKRGTIPLSTYLRTYKIGQYVDIKVNGAVHKGMPHKFYHGRTGRVWNITKRAIGVEVNKQVGNRIIRKRIHVRVEHVLPSRCNEEIKHRIRRNDELKAAAKARGEVISTKRQPEGPKPGFMVEGATLETVTPIPYDVVNDLKGGY, encoded by the exons ATGCCGGCCGGACATGGACTCAGGGCTCGGACGAGGGACTCGTTCTCCAGAGGCTTCAGGAAGCGCGGAACCATCCCGTTGTCCACCTATCTCCGGACCTACAAAATCGGACAGTACGTTGACATCAAGGTGAACGGAGCCGTTCACAAGGGTATGCCTCACAAGTTCTACCATGGCCGCACCGGCCGCGTCTGGAACATCACCAAGCGCGCCATCGGAGTTGAAGTCAACAAACAG GTTGGTAACAGGATTATCAGGAAGAGGATTCATGTTCGCGTAGAGCATGTTCTGCCTTCTCGATGCAATGAGGAAATCAAGCATAGAATCAGGAGAAATGATGAATTGAAGGCTGCAGCAAAGGCAAGAGGTGAAGTCATCAGTACCAAGAGGCAACCTGAAGGCCCCAAACCTGGTTTCATGGTGGAAGGTGCAACTTTGGAGACCGTAACTCCAATTCCATATGATGTGGTCAATGATCTCAAAGGGGGTTACTAA